In one window of Vicinamibacteria bacterium DNA:
- a CDS encoding type II toxin-antitoxin system VapC family toxin, with amino-acid sequence MIVLDTNVVSEMMKPSPKRSVIDWLNRQETTTLYLSSISLAEIGYGLYAMPDGKRRRSLEARFEKFIADGFDRRILGFDLEAARAYGEVMGRRKTLGRPMSILDGQIASIARANRFAVATRNVDDFEECGVSLLNPFEEEQER; translated from the coding sequence ATGATCGTTCTCGATACGAACGTCGTTTCCGAGATGATGAAGCCATCGCCGAAACGTTCGGTGATCGACTGGCTGAACCGTCAGGAAACGACGACACTCTACTTATCGTCGATTTCGCTCGCAGAGATCGGCTACGGCCTCTACGCCATGCCGGATGGGAAACGGCGACGCTCGCTCGAGGCTCGCTTCGAAAAGTTCATTGCCGACGGGTTCGATCGGCGGATTCTGGGCTTCGACCTAGAAGCCGCACGTGCATACGGTGAGGTGATGGGACGCCGCAAGACGCTCGGTCGCCCGATGTCGATCCTCGACGGGCAGATCGCCTCGATCGCGCGAGCAAACCGCTTCGCGGTCGCTACTCGGAACGTGGATGATTTCGAGGAGTGCGGTGTGAGTCTGCTCAATCCGTTCGAAGAAGAGCAGGAGCGATAG
- a CDS encoding Arc family DNA-binding protein: protein MASISVRRIDDEVYELLRIRAAKHGVSMEEEVRQILRRAVSAPERLGDLALEYFGEDGVDLELPPRGPHEPMSVDE, encoded by the coding sequence ATGGCAAGCATTAGTGTCAGAAGGATTGACGACGAAGTTTACGAGTTGCTAAGGATTCGCGCGGCGAAACACGGTGTCTCGATGGAAGAAGAGGTTCGTCAGATTCTCCGGCGCGCGGTTTCTGCTCCAGAGCGGCTGGGTGACCTCGCTCTCGAGTACTTCGGAGAGGACGGCGTCGATTTAGAACTGCCACCGCGAGGGCCTCACGAGCCCATGAGCGTCGATGAATGA
- a CDS encoding zinc-ribbon domain containing protein: MPTHFFYRALHLDFESAVRANPENQNCSMCPRYWYVDAVFPCDRCGEKFGFTAEEQHVWYEEYGFWVDSLPKHCLSCRRALRELKAARKEYDRHVEEALRSGDAELKKRIALVIDQLYELGGELPSRINENRRRLARQLERTKPSG; this comes from the coding sequence ATGCCCACCCATTTCTTCTACCGGGCCCTCCACCTGGACTTCGAGAGCGCGGTCCGGGCCAATCCCGAGAATCAGAATTGCTCCATGTGTCCCCGGTATTGGTACGTCGACGCGGTCTTTCCATGCGACCGCTGCGGCGAGAAGTTCGGGTTCACCGCAGAGGAGCAGCACGTCTGGTACGAGGAGTATGGGTTCTGGGTCGACTCTCTTCCGAAACACTGCCTTTCTTGCCGGCGAGCGCTCCGCGAGCTGAAGGCCGCCCGCAAGGAGTACGATCGCCATGTCGAGGAAGCGCTTCGATCGGGCGACGCCGAGCTCAAGAAGCGCATCGCTCTCGTGATCGATCAGCTCTACGAGCTGGGCGGGGAGCTCCCGTCACGCATCAACGAGAATCGGCGGCGCCTCGCCCGTCAGCTCGAGCGAACGAAGCCGAGCGGGTAA
- a CDS encoding DUF488 family protein, which yields MSVRIVRLGTNRKRGEGLRIGTVRHPPRGVPKSQHAAQNWYDVWFPELAPSAQAVKLAKAASTERQWAAFVKKYRAEMAAPDKVRILDLLAAMSRQSSFSVGCYCKDESRCHRSVLRELLKERGARVE from the coding sequence ATGAGTGTACGCATCGTCAGGCTGGGTACGAATCGAAAACGCGGCGAAGGCCTGCGCATCGGTACCGTGAGACACCCGCCTCGCGGGGTCCCGAAGAGCCAGCACGCCGCGCAGAACTGGTACGATGTCTGGTTCCCCGAGCTCGCCCCGAGCGCTCAAGCCGTCAAGCTCGCGAAAGCAGCGAGCACCGAGCGGCAGTGGGCCGCGTTCGTGAAGAAATATCGCGCCGAGATGGCGGCTCCGGACAAGGTCCGGATCCTCGATCTCCTCGCCGCAATGTCACGCCAATCGAGCTTCTCGGTCGGGTGTTACTGCAAGGATGAGTCACGATGCCACCGGTCGGTTCTCCGCGAGCTCTTGAAGGAGCGCGGCGCTCGAGTCGAGTGA
- a CDS encoding GNAT family N-acetyltransferase, translated as MQLDSEGLSISSEPGATADEIGAVREGLYQFNFAVTGLTEHQNIALFVRDRDRAIQGGLLGTVWGGWLHITDLWLAEEFRGRGLGRQLLAKAEREAVSSGARGAFLSTFDFQAPDFYRRFGYEVYATLPDYPPGHTDYHLRKTF; from the coding sequence ATGCAGCTGGATTCCGAAGGTCTCAGCATCTCCTCGGAGCCGGGCGCGACGGCTGACGAAATCGGTGCTGTGCGCGAGGGCCTGTATCAGTTCAACTTCGCCGTTACGGGACTGACGGAGCACCAGAACATCGCGCTGTTCGTGCGCGACCGCGATCGCGCCATCCAGGGAGGGCTCCTTGGCACCGTGTGGGGCGGTTGGCTTCACATCACCGACCTGTGGTTGGCTGAAGAGTTTCGCGGACGCGGTTTGGGTCGGCAGCTCCTCGCGAAGGCCGAGCGCGAAGCGGTGTCGAGCGGAGCCCGTGGGGCGTTCCTCAGCACGTTCGACTTCCAGGCGCCGGACTTCTACCGTCGTTTCGGCTACGAAGTGTATGCCACGCTCCCGGACTACCCGCCGGGGCACACCGACTACCACCTACGAAAGACATTCTGA